One Siniperca chuatsi isolate FFG_IHB_CAS linkage group LG3, ASM2008510v1, whole genome shotgun sequence genomic region harbors:
- the hadh gene encoding hydroxyacyl-coenzyme A dehydrogenase, mitochondrial: MQQRAQPDSNTGRLSTRSWTSHVTADLPLPSLWVSGAVYVLSPIAGQHIMAFFTHQICRGFSSSAVRNVVIKHVTIIGGGQMGAGIAQVAASTGHSVTLVDTSDDILKKAVKGIEGSLKRVVKKKFADKPEAGEEFIQKVVQNVSTSTDAGSVVQGSDLVLEAIVENLKIKQDLFGWLDKLAPAHTIFASNTSSLPISDIASSTNRLDRFGGLHFFNPVPVMKLVEVIGTSATSQETFDSLLNFSKVLGKTPVSCKDTPGFIVNRLLVPYIMEAIRLHERGHGSKEDIDIAMKLGAGYPMGPFELADYVGLDTSKFIIDGWSAMDPGNPLFAQSELLNKLVAEGKCGKKTGEGFYKYK; encoded by the exons ATGCAGCAACGGGCCCAACCGGACTCGAACACAGGCCGACtttctaccag GTCATGGACGTCTCACGTGACCGCCGACcttcctctcccttctctctggGTTTCCGGGGCTGTTTATGTCCTGAGTCCCATAGCAGGTCAACACATAATGGCTTTCTTCACTCACCAAATCTGCAGAGGTTTCTCGTCTTCGGCTGTCAGGAATGTTGTTATTAAGCATGTAACAATCATCGGAGGAGGACAGATGGGTGCAGGAATAGCACAG GTTGCTGCGTCAACTGGCCACTCGGTGACACTGGTGGACACAAGTGACGACATCCTTAAAAAGGCTGTCAAAGGAATTGAAGGGAGCCTTAAAAGAGTGGTCAAGAAGAAGTTTGCTGACAAGCCAGAG gcaGGTGAAGAGTTCATCCAGAAAGTTGTGCAGAATGTGTCAACCTCGACCGATGCTGGATCTGTAGTTCAGGGCTCGGATCTTGTGTTGGAGGCCATTGTTGAAAATCTAAAAATCAAACAGGATCTCTTTGGTTGGCTTGACAAGCTGGCACCAGC acacacCATCTTTGCCAGCAACACATCCTCCCTGCCCATCTCTGACATCGCCAGCTCCACCAACAGGCTGGACAGATTCGGCGGACTTCACTTCTTCAACCCAGTGCCTGTGATGAAGCTTGTAGAG GTCATTGGAACCTCAGCAACAAGCCAAGAGACTTTTGATTCCCTCCTGAACTTCAGCAAAGTGCTTGGAAAAACACCTGTGTCCTGCAAG GATACGCCAGGATTCATTGTAAACCGCCTACTTGTTCCTTACATAATGGAGGCCATCCGGTTGCATGAGAGAG GTCATGGATCCAAAGAGGACATTGATATTGCCATGAAACTTGGTGCAGGTTATCCCATGGGACCGTTTGAGCTCGCGGACTATGTAGGACTGGACACCTCAAAGTTCATCATTGATG GGTGGAGTGCAATGGATCCTGGCAACCCACTCTTTGCCCAGAGTGAATTGCTGAACAAGTTGGTTGCAGAGGGCAAATGCGGCAAAAAGACAGGAGAAGGATTCTACAAGTACAAGTAA
- the LOC122872867 gene encoding cytochrome P450 2U1, translating to MVSLSWLENLSSSVLSHVNIVALTVIVYYLFIFYQRRWDHANIPPGPKPWPVVGNFGGFLIPSFIHRRFGQQSDGTYRNAVVVLTEQANVYGNVYSLFVGTQLVVVLNGYEVVKDALSNHPDVFSDRPAIPAVTIMTKRKGIVFAAYGPVWRKQRRFCHTTLRNFGLGKLSLEPCILQGLADIKTELLRLNEESGGAGVDLAPLISNAVSNVICSLILGQRFHREDREFRTMLGLMVRGLEICVNSPAILINIFPLLYYLPFGVFKELRQVERDITVFLKKIIAKHRETLDPESPRDLADMYLLEMLSQQAAGEEDSSFTEDYLFYIIGDLFIAGTDTTSNSVLWILLYMVLHPDIQDKVQAEIDEVVGRHRVPSLTDKGSLPFTEATIMEVQRLTVVVPLGIPHMASETTEFRGYTIPKGTVILPNLWSVHRDPTVWDNPDSFNPARFLDDEGRLLRKECFIPFGIGRRVCMGEQLAKMELFLTVTILLQAFKFRLPEGEPPPPLHGRFGLTLAPCPFTVCVSLRK from the exons ATGGTGTCGCTGTCATGGCTGGAGAATCTGAGCAGCTCTGTACTGTCACATGTAAACATTGTAGCTTTGACTGTGAtagtgtattatttatttattttttatcagagACGGTGGGACCACGCAAATATTCCGCCAGGTCCGAAGCCGTGGCCGGTGGTCGGCAACTTCGGCGGCTTTCTTATCCCCTCTTTCATCCATAGGAGGTTTGGACAGCAGTCCGACGGCACCTATAGAAACGCCGTGGTTGTTTTAACGGAACAAGCCAACGTGTATGGTAATGTTTACAGCCTTTTTGTAGGGACTCAGTTGGTCGTTGTGCTTAATGGCTATGAAGTGGTCAAGGATGCTCTCTCAAACCATCCCGACGTGTTCTCCGACAGACCAGCTATTCCTGCTGTCACGATCATGACTAAACGCAAAG GAATAGTCTTCGCAGCTTACGGGCCGGTGTGGAGAAAGCAGCGCAGGTTCTGCCACACCACACTCCGAAACTTTGGCCTGGGGAAGTTGAGCTTGGAGCCTTGCATCCTTCAAGGCCTGGCTGACATCAAAACAGAGCTGCTGCGACTGAACGAGGAGTCTGGTGGGGCTGGTGTGGACCTGGCCCCGCTGATCAGCAACGCCGTGTCAAACGTCATCTGCTCGCTGATCCTGGGACAGCGCTTCCATCGCGAAGACCGCGAGTTCCGCACCATGCTGGGCCTGATGGTTCGTGGGCTGGAGATCTGCGTGAACAGCCCTGCAATCCTCATCAACATCTTTCCACTGCTGTACTACTTGCCTTTTGGGGTCTTCAAGGAGTTACGGCAGGTGGAAAGAGACATCACAGTGTTTCTGAAGAAGATTATCGCAAAGCACCGGGAAACATTAGATCCTGAAAGCCCAAGGGATCTTGCAGACATGTACTTGTTGGAGATGTTGTCCCAGCAAGCTGCTGGAGAGGAGGACAGCAGTTTCACAGAAGATTATCTCTTTTATATAATAGGAGATCTCTTCATTGCTGGCACTGACACCACCAGTAATTCAGTTTTATGGATTCTGCTTTACATGGTCTTACACCCTGATATCCAag acaaGGTCCAGGCAGAGATTGATGAAGTGGTGGGCAGACATCGGGTTCCGTCTTTGACTGATAAGGGAAGTTTGCCTTTTACTGAAGCAACCATCATGGAGGTACAGAGACTGACTGTAGTGGTTCCTCTGGGTATTCCTCACATGGCCTCCGAGACAACAG AGTTCAGAGGCTACACTATTCCCAAAGGAACAGTTATTTTGCCCAACCTGTGGTCTGTCCATAGAGATCCCACTGTATGGGATAACCCAGACAGTTTCAACCCAGCACGCTTCTTGGACGATGAGGGAAGGTTGCTCAGGAAAGAGTGCTTTATACCATTCGGGATTG GTCGCAGAGTGTGCATGGGTGAACAGCTGGCAAAGATGGAGCTGTTCCTGACGGTTACCATCTTACTGCAGGCCTTCAAATTCAGACTCCCAGAGGGAgagcctcctcctcccctgcacGGGCGATTCGGCCTGACGCTGGCACCCTGCccattcactgtgtgtgtgagccttcgtaaatga
- the sgms2a gene encoding phosphatidylcholine:ceramide cholinephosphotransferase 2, translating to MASQELVDARDSSTDNLNPGMEGGAVPSGGKTCPVHTPGGEDTKRGFRKGIGRHNDYVKISVSESKVNRLPMEWWKTAVAFFYAGFNLVLTTVVITVVHERVPPKESSPPLPDKFFDYIDRVNWAFTVTEINGMVLLAIWLIQLFFFRYKSIASRRFFFLIGTLYLYRCVTMYITTLPVPGMHMTCAPKLHGDSQAKIQRILRLVSGGGLSITSSHLLCGDFLYSGHTVMLTLTYLFIKEYSPRSFWWYHLMCWLLSAVGVVCILVAHEHYSVDVVVAYFITSRLFWWYHTMANLQTLKCSPNNYLTNTWWNPLFNFLERNVQTSVPCSYSWPITWPPACLKNPCKKYSMVQSTREE from the exons ATGGCATCACAGGAGCTTGTGGATGCGAGAGACTCTTCCACTGATAATCTGAACCCAGGAATGGAGGGTGGTGCTGTGCCCAGCGGTGGTAAAACTTGTCCTGTCCACACCCCAGGCGGAGAGGATACAAAGAGGGGCTTTCGGAAAGGCATAGGGAGGCATAATGACTACGTAAAGATCTCTGTGTCGGAGTCCAAGGTCAATCGCCTGCCCATGGAGTGGTGGAAGACAGCAGTCGCCTTCTTTTATGCTGGTTTTAACTTGGTCCTGACCACAGTCGTCATCACTGTAGTCCACGAGAGGGTCCCGCCCAAAGAAAGCAGCCCGCCTCTTCCTGATAAGTTTTTTGACTATATTGACAGGGTTAACTGGGCATTTACAGTGACAGAGATCAATGGCATGGTGCTGCTGGCCATTTGGTTGATCCAGTTGTTCTTCTTCAGATATAA GTCAATAGCAAGCAGGCGGTTCTTCTTCCTCATTGGCACCCTGTATTTGTACCGCTGTGTCACTATGTACATCACCACCCTGCCTGTACCTGGCATGCATATGACTTGTGCTCCAAAG CTCCACGGAGACTCCCAGGCAAAAATCCAGCGAATTTTGCGACTGGTCTCAGGTGGGGGTCTGTCCATTACAAGCTCCCATCTCTTGTGTGGAGACTTCCTCTACAGTGGACACACTGTGATGCTCACTCTCACCTACCTGTTCATCAAGGAGT ACTCACCACGGTCGTTTTGGTGGTACCATCTGATGTGCTGGCTGCTGAGTGCCGTTGGTGTGGTGTGCATCTTGGTGGCACATGAGCACTACAGTGTGGATGTGGTCGTGGCCTATTTTATCACCTCTCGCCTGTTCTGGTGGTACCACACCATGGCCAATTTACAG ACTCTGAAATGCTCGCCCAACAACTACCTCACCAACACCTGGTGGAACCCACTATTCAACTTCCTGGAGAGGAACGTCCAAACTTCGGTGCCATGCTCTTACAGTTGGCCCATCACTTGGCCTCCTGCCTGCCTTAAGAACCCCTGCAAGAAGTACTCCATGGTACAGAGTACACGAGAGGAGTGA